A window of Sorex araneus isolate mSorAra2 chromosome 3, mSorAra2.pri, whole genome shotgun sequence genomic DNA:
GACCTTTCCTGCCCCTGTCCGGTGGTCTTGTTTGGGGGCTCGCCCCTGGCCAtgcgctctgggatcactcctggggggggtcgggggacccGACGGGGCGTGGGACCGAAGCCTGGTCGACCGAAGCCCCGTGCCTTCCCGCCGTCCTATCTCCGGCTCAGATGTGACCTAGCTCCCCGTGCCTTCGTCATCTGACTTGGCTGTGGCGGGCCCAGAGCAAGGCAGCTGTTTTGAGGGTGCGGTTCAACTAAGCTAGAACTGAAACTGCTGGGTGGGTAGAGATGTGGCAGTGGGTAAGGTGCGTGCTTGCCTTGTCGCTGGCCCCGGTTAGATCCTGGGCACCTCCAATGGTCCCTTATGGCCCCCCAACATCTGacacccccaggcctggccccaaaTCCACCATAAATAAAACTGCCTCGATATTTGTGGCAAATGGTACTGGTTTTCTCATTTACAGTAGTGATAGTTTTGTAATTTAGAACTGGTAGTCTGGAAGGTCCGTGTCCAAATGACTGTCCATGTGAGTTGTGACCTTGTAAATTCCCTTAGGCTTGTGCCGAATCTCTCTCTGAGGCTCCCAGCACTTATGAGTTGGCGGGGCGGTAAGCAGACGACATGTACTGATACAGTACATTTGTGTGTTTTGCTCACATTCATCCATTAACAGACTCAGATTATTTCTACCTTTTGACTTGTTAGTAATGCCACAGTGACCACTGGCTTTGTTAtttaggttttcttttgtttttgttttttgtctctgtgggtcacacccagtgatgttcagcgGTTATtgctgactttgcattcaggaattactcctggcggtgctcgggggatcatatgggatgtcaggattgaatccagatcagctgtgtgcaaggcaaatgctctaaatcctctgtactattgctctggccagcTTTTGTTATTTGTTGAGtatttgttttttgctatttgttttgtcttggggtttGGGTTCATTTGTGggccacatcccacagtgctcaggtcaaAAGGGAatgctgccatagaggcagggtggggggtggggggagggaaactggggtcattggtggtggagaatgggcactggtggagggatgggtactatcattgtatgactgaaacataagcacgaaagtttgtaaatctgtaactgtacctcacggtgattcatttaaaaattaaaaaaacgggctggagtgatagcacagcgggtagggcgtttgcattgcacctggccgacccaagttcgaatcccagcatcccatatggtcccctgagcactgccaggggtaattcctgagtgcagagccaggagtaacccctgtgcagagccaggtgtgacccaaaaacaaacaaacaaaaaaaaaattaaaaaaacaaccaaaaccaacAGTGTTCAGTGatcctcctggcagtactcagcacTGTATGGgattgccaggggttgaactctgATCTCTTGCGTACAAAGCCTGCACTCAatcctttgagctacctctcaGGCCCTTGTTTATTATTACTTTGTGTACAGTCAGCCCTCTGTTCTCCCTGGCTTCCTCATCAGCAATTGCagattgaatatatattttatgtaattgagCCTAAGATGATTATCTGTTCAAACATGTGATTTTCCTCATTATTCTCTAAAAATATACAGCAACTATTTACATAGCATTTATACTGTATTAGGTATTATAATGTAGAGGTGGTTTAAAGTACacaggtgatgggtgtggtgttggaattatgtgcatgagaaatcatcatTAATAGCATCATAAAATACAGAATCTCAAAGTACACAAAAGTACCAGAGatagcatgggggctggagtgatagcacagcgggtagggcgtttgccttgcactcggctgacccgggttcaattcccagcatcccatatggttcccccagcaccgccaggggtaattcctgagtgcattcctgggtaacccctgtgcattgccgggtgtgactcaaaaagcaaaacagagatAGCATGTTTCTTGAAGGTGGccaacctagttcaatccccaccaccatatatggtccccaagctctgccaggagtgatccctgagcacagaatgaggaataACCTCTgatatcaccaggtatggtccccaaaccaatatatatagtgtgtgtatatatatgtggacATAATATATGGGAGAATTTATCTAGAATTATATGGAAATATTCACTCCtgctgggatcactcctgctgggcttcggggaccctttggggtgctggggattgaacccagattggacacttacaaggcaagcactgtacctgctgtattatctctctggtcttgattcataaattttaattattttatttgtttaaacaaCAGAaacggggctggggaggaggttcAAAGAACTGGAACATATGCTTCTCATTCTCAAAACCCTGAcctcaatcccaggcatcacagCTTCCCCAGCAGCCTTGATGGGGGAACCAGAGGCTACCAGTACCACTGAAAACAAGATCTAGAAGTAGATTCTTCCACAGGAATGAGTCGAAGATCAAGGTGTTGGCAATTGAATTTGCAAGTGCATGAGATAGGGCGtaactttgttattttgttttttttctttttgggtcacacccagcaatgcacaggggttattcctggctcatgcattcagggattacaactggcggtgcttgggggaccatatgggatgctgggaattgaacccgggtcagccacatgcaaggcaaacgccctaccccctgtgctattgctccagccccaacttcgtTATTTTGAATGTGGAGCTCCATTAGCCTCATCAATATTTATTGAAGAGATAATCCTTTCCCCAGTGAGTAAAATTGACACCCAGTTTGAAAACCAGTTGACTGGATgtgttgtgttttatttctgGACCCTAAATTCTATTCCTTTGACCTATTTTCTGTCTTTATGCTAGGAACATTTTGGTTCCTGTAATTTTGTGGGTAAGTTTTGTCTTTTGTGGAGACAACAATTattggtgcttaggggccacctGACCCTCACTCCCCAGGTGTCAGGTCTAGAAACCCAGCCtagggccttccacatgcaaaatatttgtttcagtacttgagccacatccccacctTGTGGTCAGTCGTGAAATCAAGAAGTCTGGGTTCTCAAATTTTCTTTCTGGATTGTTTTGACTCTTGGGTGCCCCTTGCAATTCCATCACTTCTACACTATTGGGAAAAAAGAGCTTTtggaatttgtttttgttgttgactgtgggccatacccagccatcCATGcctagggcttcctcctggctcttgggctcaggtatcacttccgCTGGGGCTTAGAGGACAATATGTGATGTCAGGgccagtaccttaacccctgctatctctctggcccagctttGAAATTTTGAAGGGGACTGTGTTAAACTTCTAGATCACTTTGAGTCAGTCTGAAGAATGTTAAGTCTTCTGGTTTGTGAAGATAGGATATCTTTCCACTTATTTATGTtgtgtttcatttctttcatcgacattttcttagtttttagtGTATAAGTTTACTTAGCTCTGGTTAAGTTCTTTCTAGGCTTTTTATGCATTTGCAAATGTAATTGCTCTTAATTTTGTCATTCactactgtttattttttgtttggttttgggtaacacctgatTGTGTTTAGGACTcattcctgtctttgcactcagagatcgccCCTGGTGGGGGCttaggggactttatggggtgccgaggatcaaaccccggccagccacataccaggcaagtaccctacccactgtactatcactctggcgccCTAATATACTGATTTCCTACGAGTTCTTCGTATTTTTTCATGCAAACAAAAACGTAAAAGATAGCTTTTTATGTACTTTTGCATTTtgccttataattttatttatttatttttgggttttgggccatatccagtgatgctcaggggttactcctgctttgttcccaagattcactcctggaaatgctatGGTATtctaagaatcaaacctgggttggccacatgcatggcaagaaccttacctgctgtactatagctctggccctttattttatttttggtttctgagccatatctggtggtgctcagggcttactcctggctctgtgctcaggaatcactccagcagagcttgggggacgatctggggtgccagggattgaacctggattggctgcttgtaaggcaagccccttacccgctgtcctgtcactcagCCCATGCACTTAGCTTTGTAAACTGAGGAACGTGCTGTGTCAGATCATCCTCCCCTCCAGTGGCATGATCACTGAGTGGGTTTGGTGGGAATGGAAGTCTCTTCTAGAGAGCACTGGTTGGGCAGTACTGGGACTGAAGGGTCCAAGATGGCTTCATCGAAGTGACTGATGACTCAGAGCAGAGAGATGTTTCAGAGTGCAGGAGTGCATACTTTTTGTGTGGGAGGTCAGGGCTCCATCCGTGGCACcccatggtttcctgagcattgcaCTGGTATTAGCCTCTAAGTCCTACTGGGTGTAGCTCCCCAAACtaacaccaagaaaaaaaatttttttctttttgggtcacacctggcaatgcacaggggttgctcctggctctgcactcaggaattactcctggcggtgctcaggggaccatatagaatgctgggaatcgaacccgggtcagccacgtgcaaggcaaatgccctacccgctgtgctatcactccagtccccttacaatcctgctttttttttttaagtaaatagattttattcagaggtttctgagggagggaggaagggataagtgggagagagaacagtaagaataagtAAGAATAaggcgctcaagggagaacgcgggattctccaagggtggaggaagacaCTATACATAACCAAGTTTTAGACACAAAACCGAGTTTTAGacacatgaaagcatgaaagtacacatctcaagaggggagatgcgggcgacacatgtgctcggccacgcgggCACAAGctgcacatgggctcaggcagcatatgcgcccaaTCCTGCTTTTAACTActctattttgcttttgctttggagccacacctggtggtgctcagcggctaCTGCAGGTCTGTGCTCTAGAGTTggtctcagcagtgctggggatggaaccaggctcagtccccaggcaagtgccttaactcctacaCAATCTAACACTGCTTGCAATTATTTTAGATATCTACCAGAATATAATTACGTGGTAATTCTGattttggagggggcacacctgatggtactcagggcttattctggactttgtgctcagggatcactcctggtgaggcttggaggaccctgtggAGTACTGGGAATTAAGCCCAGGTTAATCGTGCAAGAAAAGTACCCTgcctactatactatttctctggccctaataattctaattttagtttagttctatttatttttttttggggggggtcataccgggcagtgctcaggacttattccagggTCCATGATTagcaatcactcctagagggcctCAAGGACCAaacaggtgctggggatggaacctgggttggctgcatgcaaggcaagtgccctaccctctgtactctttcCACCttactcctttaaaaaatattgattataggggctggagcaatagcacagcgggtagggcgtttgccttgcatgcagccgacccgggttcaatacccagcatcccatatggtcccctgagcactgccaggagtaactcctgagtgcaaagccaggaggtaacccttgtgtattgccaggtgtgacccaaagagcaaaaaaataaataaataaataaaataaaattattatattggtGAATGTATAAAGGAATTCATAGACAATCAGCAGAAATTGCTCCACCACCTTTGAGGAGGAAAATTTCGAGGTCTGGGAAATAATTATTGAAGGTCAATTTTCCATTGTGGGGAAATGCAACATCCTTAAGATTGCAGATTTTGGGTTACCACAACAgaaaagcgtttgccttgcagacacgaggccttgagtttgatcctgagCGTGTCCCCACGTTTGGAATCTCCAGTCTGACAAAGTATGGGAAGCTTTGGTCCTGCAAAAACAAGCGACCGTCCCCCAACTCCGTCACCCACTCGTGGCAACAATAACTACAACTGTGAAGAGAACGTCGGAGGGAGGTTTCCTACGGGTGTCGGGTTTGGACTACACCAGAGGCTCGGTGCCTGGCGCTTGACCCAGGGTCTCTCTAAagcagccacaggcaaggccacGTCTCCACTCCCCCCAAACTTACTAGTCCCCCTGTCTGTTCGTTTTGTCTTtccctctgggccacacccggcggtcctgcgggctcgctcctggctctgcgctcggggatcGCTTCctggaggggaactggggagcctctgggtgctggggcccGCCGCACAGAGCCCCTGCACTGCCTCTCGGGCCCCAAGCGCACATATTTAAAGGGCAGCTCCGACGCGTTCTCCGCTCGCGGAACGGAACGGAGGCGGCTCCGGGATGACTCGGCTGTCACTAGTCCGTTTGCCGCGGTACGAGTCCAGTTCTCTCAGGGGCGAGCCCAGAAGGCAACAGGTGCAGCACGAGCTGCTCAGACGCGCGAGTACGTGTGAGCAAAGAAGGCTCTGGAGCGAGCCCGGGTACCGGCACCTCCGCAGAACCCCCGGAAGCGGGCCCGCAGCCGAGTTGCCGAGGGCATTCCAGCCCGAGCCGAGCGGTAGAAACCCGCCACGTGACGCCCCTCCGCACagcccaggggcggggcctgcagacGGCGTCAGTGCGCAGGCTCGCGCCCGGCCACGCCCCTAGCGTCCGAGCCGAGGGCGCAGGCGCGCGCAGGCGCGCTGGCCGGGGCCGCGATGGCAGGTGCAGGGGCCGGGCTGCCGGCGCTGCTGCTGCTCTCGCTGTGCGCGGCTGTCGCCCGGGGGCTCTATTTCCACATCGGCGAGACCGAGAAACGCTGCTTCATCGAGGAGATCCCCGATGAGACCATGGTCATCGGTCAGGAGGGCGCGGGCACGGGAGGGCCTCGCGTGCACCCCGGGGGCACGGGCCTGGGGGTGGGCgcccgcgggcgcggcgggcagTGATGCCCAGGTGTGCCCCGCAGGTTACTACCGCACCCAGATGTGGGACAAGCAGAAAGAGGTCTTTCTGCCCTCGACCCCCGGTCTGGGGATGCACGTGGAGGTGAAGGACCCCGACGGCAAGGTAGGCGTCCGGGCCGCCGGGCACCTCGCGGTGGCGGGGTATACCACCCCGGCGGGGCTGAAGGCGGCCTCGGGCCCAACCCTCCCAACCCTCCCCGCAGGTGGTGCTGTCCCGGCAGTACGGCTCCGAGGGCCGCTTCACCTTCACCTCCCACACCCCCGGCGACCACCAGATCTGCCTGCACTCCAACTCCACCAGGATGACGCTCTTCGCCGGCGGCAGGCTGGTAAGGCCATCCACCAGCACTGGGTCTCCCGCCGACGTCCTGTCAATTTACTGCCCACAGCGTTCGCGTGACAGTGCCACAGTCACGTCCCGGCGACAGCGGGGGGCGTCAGGGACTCCTCACCCTGAGCTCGCGCAGGCCCCAACCCTGTCCTTTCCCGCTAGCGCGTGTACCTAGACATTCAGGTGGGGGAGCACGCCAACAACTACCCTGAGATCGCCGCCAATGACAAGCTGACAGAGCTGCAGCTCCGAGCCCGCCAGCTGCTCGACCAGGTGGAGCAGATCCAGAAGGAGCAAGATTACCAGCGGGTAAGCTCAGCTCCCTGTGCCGGGATGCACACTTGACCTTTACACCCATAGTGCCTGCCGGAAGCTTCTACCTCTGGCAGTGGCCCAAGTGCTCACATAAGCAGGCAGGTCTTGCTACTGCATGACTCGTTTCCCCCTTTGGCTGCCTTCGGATGCCTCTGGGAGTCCCGCACATTGGTGTCACCAGGGCACACGTGCTTTCGGCTTTGCAGTTACTTTCCTTGCACCAGAGAAAGCACTTCGTGGTGGAGCCGGTCACCAGCAGCAGTGCCATCAGGGTGGTACATGGAATATGGGGTGGAGCCAGGAACCCATCTCAGACTCTGACGCATGCCAGGTGGGCGCCCTACCACCAGCAGGCCCCCCAGATTGCTACTTTTAAGCCCTGAAATGACAGGGAAAACATTCCCAATTGAGCAGAAGTCACTAGCCATCTGTCTACCTGGAGCTCTTCCTTGAGATGGTagaaaagaatttttgaaaaaattcttactttgggggtcacatctggcattggTCAGGGTGTAGTCTTGGCTCTGcaagtcagggatcactcctggtggacttgggaccatatgggatactggggattgaactggctgCATCGAAGGCAAGCAtgtcacctgctatactatcactctggccccagaaaggtGATTTCTGTGCGGCAGGGATACTGGTGGAAGACTTATGCCCCTTATGGAAGGAGAGGCTGTCATCTGGCAGACACTGGTTTCCATAGCTGAGTCACTGATGGCGCTGGTCCTCCTGCATCTTTGATTCTGGATCTCTTTTCTCACTAGTATCGTGAAGAGCGCTTTCGCCTGACCAGTGAGAGCACCAATCAGAGAGTCCTGTGGTGGTCCATTGCGCAGACGGTCATCTTCATCCTCACTGGCATTTGGCAGATGCGTCACCTCAAGAGCTTCTTTGAGGCCAAGAAGTTGGTGTAGTGCCCTCTCTGTGTGAGCCTCCCTTCACCTCATTTTGGTACTGTTCCTCACCTGATACCTTACCCACAGGGATCCTGAGGGGGgaatctggcaaaaaaaaaaaaaaaaaaaggatataaggCTCCTTGGTTCCAGGGCTCCCAGCACTTTGCCCAGCCACTGGCTAGCACTGGTTCTCCAGGACACAGGGCAGGGGGCCAGGCTTTCAAAGATCCGTCATGGGTTTCTGAGCGGTCTCCTCCCTGCTAACCTGTGATTTGCCTCCATCCTATTACAAaatgagcaaatgaaaaaaaaagaccatttttcctttccttttctactCACATGGTAGATAAATGAAGTACCCCAACAGGGGGCTTGTCCttgctccccagcctgcccccattCACTCAGTGACTGTGAATATAAATAAGGAGCAGGACCTGGCCCCCAAAGATTGCAATGTTTTTCTATATACTAGAACTATATTTTGATAAATCCTCTGTTTTCCTTCTTAGTTGAGGTGACTCTGCCTGTGTGACTAGCAGAAACACCAATACTGTTCCCTCTATTCTTAGCCATGCCCTTTTGGTCACTACTGTGGTAGCTGGCAAGATTTTCACGGGCTGTGGGCTCCCAGGGGACATCACGggttctttgggggctggagcgataacacagcgggtaaggccgataacacagcgggtaaggcgtttgccttgcatgtggtcaacccgggttcgattcccagcatcccttacggtcccccaagcactaccaggactaatttctgagtgcagagccaggaggaacccatgaacattgccaggtgtgacccaaaaaaagcaaaaaacaaaaacaaaaccccaaagcaTCATGGGTTCTTTGGAGCCCTTTTGGAGGGCAGAGCAGAGACCCTGGCCACAGCTGGGATGCCTATCACACAGCCTGAGAACACAAACAGTGCCAGCTAGCATGAGGCAGGTGTGccagcctctgtctctctcaaatcTTTATTTGAGCCGTGGTAAATGTTGTCTTCACAGGAGCCAGATCTGTTCCCTATACAGATTTTACCAGTGAAATAAAAGGTGTTGCAGTAGCTGTGTTTGAAGTCAGAGATTGGGGCCAATGGGCAGCATCGAGGGACTCGGAGAGAAGGCTCCTGGACGGCCTCTGGCTCACCAGGAATGGACGTCAGCGGGGGATACGGGGAGGGCAAGGCCTGCAATGTAGTTAGGGATatggggatgggaaggggggTGGTGTAGCCATTTACAGAAGACAACCAGGGTCACTTGTAAGCAAGGAACATAGGAGATCAAGCAGCTGTTTCTGGCCTCTAGCACCAAAGATATATTTCAACCTTGGCACACTTCTGCCTTTGCCTCACTGCTGTCATAACTGAATGCCATTACGTGC
This region includes:
- the TMED4 gene encoding transmembrane emp24 domain-containing protein 4, whose amino-acid sequence is MAGAGAGLPALLLLSLCAAVARGLYFHIGETEKRCFIEEIPDETMVIGYYRTQMWDKQKEVFLPSTPGLGMHVEVKDPDGKVVLSRQYGSEGRFTFTSHTPGDHQICLHSNSTRMTLFAGGRLRVYLDIQVGEHANNYPEIAANDKLTELQLRARQLLDQVEQIQKEQDYQRYREERFRLTSESTNQRVLWWSIAQTVIFILTGIWQMRHLKSFFEAKKLV